The window GAGGTTTGGTCCAAAAAAAACATTGAAACAATTAATCCAATTACTGCAAACATAGCTTCTCTGAGTAAGGTTAAGATGTTGCATTTGTAGTGTTTCCATTGCGCTCTCCTTCAGCGAACCAGAGGAGCCTGCTTGAGTGAGATGAGAACTGAACGCATGCGGGACACATCTTTTGCCTGCTTACTAGACTTGGGATTAAAGTCACAGAGCTGAGCCACACGTTCCCACTCAGTGCCtggaaaaatgtcttctgcaTCATTCACAAAGGCTTCTTCAGCTGCCCTAAAAGCAATGCAATGCACCTTGTGTTAATGCCCAACATATAAGGCACTTCTTCCCTCTTACAGGATGCAGTTTCTTTCAGCATGTTTCATAAATGTGACTTGACAGCTGCTTGTGAACATTATGGCTACTTAAGCTCCCACTGCCCCAACCCTGGAGATGAAAGTAGGTTGCAGTAGTATGCTATGCACAAGCAGTGTAGAGGATTGCTGTGTAAAATGTTGGAATACAGGTGTTTGGTTTTAAGAACAGCTATTGAGTCTTTGCCTAAGGAGTCACCACACAAACTTCCAGGAAGTCAAATACTCCTACACAGGCATTTTATTTATGGAGAAATGCCCAAGTCTTAACTAGCCTCTGCCACTTCATGGCTTCTGTTGGACACTTGCCAACTGGAAATTTACAACTCCCTGCAAGCATGTCTTAAAACAGATTCCATTTGAGGATTTAAATCAGCCCAAAGGCCTACAGGCCATCATAAAACTATCTGCTGATGATTCCCAATGCAGTAGTGAAGCAGCATGAATCAAAAGGAATTTAAGTCATTAATCACATGCTTGTGGGTGCTATAGGCTAAAGCATGTCTTGGCAGAGGAGATGACTTGTTTGAGGTCAGCTCACAGGATAAACACATTTCCCCTGCTCTCCCCTGAGGAGACTCTAAGGAGGCTTTGTATATGATGTACAGGTTAGTGCCAGTGGCTTCCCAGCTGTATCATTTTGGCATTGCTATGCTGCCAACAGCATTGCTTTAATAGAGGGATAACACTGCAGCATCTGGTTTACATGAACTGTGGGGCTTTGGGAGCTGCCTGAGTGCAAGAGCAGTAAGCATCAAGAGATCAAACCAAATCCATCTACTCCAACAAGCAGTACAGAAAAAGCAGTGAAGATGACTCTCCCATGAGGGTTCAGCACTGTTCACAGGGATGATAAGGTTACAGACACCACTGAAGACAAGGGTCACTACAACACTGCTACTTTATGTGACATGACGCTTTTAAGGGgcagtgaagatttttttacttAACTGTTCTAGGCTGTAGCAAGGATGATTTATGTTTGTGCTTAAaggtgaagagaagaaaagaaacaaggagagaaagtttaagtcagatacagaaaatgagaatgagTTTAATGCAGATGATCAGCTGGCTGAGCATGCACTAGTAGCTTAGCCTACATTCAGGAAAACAGGCTGCCAATTTCATTCTGCAGCACTTAAACTGCACATTTGCATTGGATATATGAAAATAAGGGgtttatctgaaaaaataatctatcAAAATCAACTCCaaaagacttcagaaaagtCAACCACCACCTGTAAATCCATCATTTCACAAGTCTTTGTTTACATCCATCTACAGTTAGGTAAAATTCCACACTGGACCTTCAACATTAATGCACTCAAAGCCACGCCATGGCTCACCAATACACCTTCTAAAGGTGTCACCTCAGAATATGACATGGCCACACTCAATTCAAGACTACAaattaaggaaagaaattaagataCAAGAACAAGCCAATGAACACTGCAATCCTTCCACCCCACAGAACCTAGCATACTCTTTGGGGCTTGAAAGTCATGGCTATATTCTCATTGATCTATTAGGCTGGCAAAATGTCTACACAGAGCTGCTCCTAAATGTTCCCCCAGCAGCTAATGCTGATTTTCCAATACCACCCTCTTGTACTTTTCATCTGTTCTCTAACAGCATCCTACTTCTATATGCACACACCTCTTCTACCCTGTTTTATAGCAGGTGATTGCCTTCTACCTTCCTTGGCTTGTGGAGCTTTATGTGCAAGCATTgcttgaatatttttctgattatGTAGGCAAATGAGCACCAATCAGGAGCTCAATGCATACTACAGAGAATGCAGAGTTAGACTTTGTGCTTCTCTGTAGAAGTGACTAGGACTAAATACAGCACCCATTTGAGACTGCAGACGCTAACCCACATACCCAGCAAAGCATCTTGCTAAGCAGTGTTCACTGGCCTGAAAACAACTGTAAACCCCTACACCTAAAGGCTACTGAAGTCATTACCAAAATTCTAGTGCTATGTATACTACATGACTTAATCTGAAAGTGCTGGATGTTGTGCAGTGTATGGGATCCTTACAGGAAAACTGTACTTAATACTGCAGATCAGAGTCAGTCTAAAAAGTAAAAGCTATTCACTTTTATTAGCTTATACTGCCCTGAAATATTCAGAAGTTACCTTCAGGCATTCAGCACTATTTCTGATCCTCCATTACCTAGGTGACTAGCAAACAGAATTAGTAGTTAAGCAACATACACATAACCAATCACATCAGCGAAGGGTTGTTTGTAGAAAGCTTCATCTGCCACCCTAGGTAGCAAGTAGTCCAACAGGCAGGCAAGcaggcaggagaaaagagatAAGGATGAGAAGTATGGAACACAGCTGAAGGCAGTTTTAACAAGCACATTAGCCTTGTATCACCTAGGCTTACTGTAACAGAAAAGCAGCTACCACATGGAATGTATCAATTAAGCCATTGCCTCAGAGGGGCAACACAAAAGCTCTGCTACATCCTAGAAGTTTGGACCAGCTAGTTTAGGACTGGATTCCCAGTGTTAGCATTAGGCTACTTCCAGTGGACAGAAACTACCATTAGGAGAGAGATCTCACCAGGCTGATGAGAATGCCAAACACTCCTTCTGCACAACAGTTGTTAAATGGACCCTGCTCCAGAATGCATACCCTGCACTCCAACACTGGCCACAATAAAAAGCTATGGGGTTTATAATGAGCTCTGGCCACCAACTAGAAGAGTGCCAATCCTGTTTCCCTTTCTTGGCCCAACCAAAAGACTGTACCTCAGTAAAGGCAGTGTCAAATCTGTAATTCTGTAGGAAGTATAGGCTCCTTTCTTCCTTTAGTAAGAAGTAGAGTCTACCTAGGACTCTACTTACTCAAGACGAACCTGCTGGCCGTTTTGATAAGAAAACTGGTGTTTCAAAAAAACAACTCATCTCAAAGTCTGTGGGTTCCCAAAGTATAAAGCAACCCTGACGATTACCTGGACAGAATTACACTGGCAACCCTAGGTCAGAAATAGAGATCCAAGTAGTATTAAGTCAGTACTATCACATTTACCTTTATGTAGCTTGTAGTCAAAATTCCAAAGGGAACCTCTAAGAAAGTGTAAGAGCTTACTAAACCAGCAGCCCAGTCATTAGTTTCTGCCCCAGGGCCCATAATTAGTCAATTCAAACCTAACATAGACACAAGTCATCATTTAGTTCTTCTCTAGCAGAACTGAGCCAGGTTATTTATCAAACACttccaaaagcagcagccaaagtTTTTAAGATATCTAATGAAATAACTTTTAGCAAAGACTAACTAGAAGGCCACTTCCATGTGTTCCAAAGACAGCAAGTAAGATTGCTAGTCTCAAGGTAGGTAATTACAGTCACTGAAGACCTGTGCACTAGAAGCATGCAAACAAGTGGGTAGATTAAACTTTTTCTGGCCACATTCAAACTTTGTGTCTTAAGGAATCTTCAGCAATTCTGGTTCCTTATGTTAATGCTTTCTGTTGCTATTCTTGAACATTTAATCTAGATTctaaaaaaacttaaaaagatAGTCTACCACTGGAGACCCATTTCTTAGTAGGAGAGGTTACTCTAATGATCTGAAGGACTAGTGCATTAGGACATACTAGAAGTATTCTAACCTCCCTCCCCCATTACTTTCATATCCAGTACCACAACTCTTCAGATGGTTGGAGAAACCTTACCTGTTgctggcttttgttttctggagcTTTTCATCTTGCCTTGCATACCACTCCTCCAACTCCTTTATTGCTTTCTCCTTCCATTCTGCTTCCTGCTTCCGTGAGTTGGCATCTGAAGATTTAAGAATTGATCTGTCAGTTTGTTGCAGCTGGATCTTGCTAACATTTCAGCTGATGGCTCAGGGTGCACTCTAGTACAAGACAGTTGCTTATCTACTCAGATAAGGGTTAGGAGCTTTCCTGATTTAGGCCATGAGAACTCTTAAATATCATGAACATTCAGAGGATTAGCCAAACAGAATGCCTCTGCTGCAGAACTGGCACAGTCCACTTCAGTTTAGGGTAGGTATTTGTAGACTGATTCAGTAAGTCTGTTGGCCTGCAAActgttcagaaacagaaacaagtCACCTTGCTATGCTAGTGCTAGAACAAAGCTCAGTAAAGCCTCTGTGCTTAGACAAAGTTAGCCTGGTACTCGACATGTATCTGCTGTAACTAGCCCAGAAGAGGAGCAACAGGCTCAGCTCTATCCAGATTCACATTGTACAGAAGATTCTGTCCTAACAGTTTCAAGCAAAGCCTCCTCCCTAATGTAAGTGGAAAGCATACCAGTTTGTAGGCTCTTAGAAGCTGTCCACAGGTAGGTATCACTGCATTTGacaacagtatttattttagttaCTAGTACATTACTTAATTTAGCTATTAGATTAAGATCCATGTGACAGACAGCCTCAGCAATTACAAAATGAGCAAACTTTATCCTTTGAAAAAAGTGCTGATGGCCACAGTATTTATTCACTCTTTTCTACTGATAAAAGCTGTTCATTTTCTGTCAGCTTATTTGCAAGTAAAGGGCAGGCCACATGAATACTCTTAAGGTTCAGAAAGCCACTTGCTTGCCAATTCCTACACCAGTATTAAGTCTGCTTACTGGAAGACTCATCCAGACTTGCTGCTCAAACTCAAGAAGCATGTTAGATTCCCAAAAGCCAGAAGCCATGGTTGAGAATTCTGCTGCTTAAGAAGCTGCCACTAAGTTACTCACAAGAAAGAACACCACAGCAACAAACATCCCCCCTTACCAAGTTGCTCCAGACGCTCCTTTTGTTCCTCTCTCCACTTACGAATACTCTCTGGTTCTGACTGCAGTCGATCTGCTTGGGATATGGCAGCATAGGAGTCTATTGGACCATTACTCTCCTTAAAGGGAAGGAACAGTAATGTCATTTATACATGACAACTGAATATTTCAGATAACTGCCTACTAGCTAcataaaattaaactatttGAACTGAGCACATAACACATTTCCACCATTAACATGAAAAACGTCTTGCCACAAACTATAGTAGGATTGAAGCAAATTAATTCAGGACTGAATTCATTAATTCAGCAATCAATGATCAAACACAAATTCAAGCTGACTGCGAAGTCAAACTGTGCCAGAGCTCTATGCCTGAAGAAGGCAGAAGACAATGCCTAGCACCTCACTATGCAGTTGTAGGCCTAGAGAACATCCAGTTAATTTCACCTTAATATTTGCtgtgaaagtaattttatttttttaccatttCATGCACAGGAGTTTAAAACATTCTCTGTAACTTATTTGTCTACTTCAGAGACATTTGCAAACTGAACTGATATGAAAAGCCAATGTCCTTTAAAGATATTACAGAATTTAGATTGCTGTGTGCAGCTTAGAACACAAGGGGTATTTCAACATTTAAGCATCAAAACAGCGTGATTACTAGCATACTTTTTACTATACAATAGCTTAAAGACTTGCAATGAAAAAGGCTATGACAATACACCAGATTCGCAAAGCTAATGAATATTGTGCTATTTACCACAGAGGATACTCCAAGTCCAACAACTTTTATTGGTTCACCCTACTATTAAAAGACCTAAGAAATACCACTCCTGACAGTACCACATAGATTGCAGCTGACAACAGATTCAGCTGCATCTTGCCCCTCTTTGGACCTCCTGTAGCCCTCAATGAAGGAATAATGCAAAGAGAAGGAGCTAGGATGGTGCAACAGCACCAGGCTTCACATTCAATCGAACCCAAAATGAATTGGCCAATTGCAGGGCCAAACTAGTTACAAGTAGCTAAAACAAAAGTTATATATAGCCCATTCAGTCTATTCTTCCTTATTAAGATGAAGTTCTATCAACCAAAGCAGCTGGTCACTTAgaactgcaaacagaaaatcaaGATATTTCATCTACCTTCTGTTGTATAAGGAAGCAAAAAGGGCCAGTAAGACACCTTTTCTCATCAATCTCACAGCAATGGTGAGAATATAAAAATTTTAGCAGCAGTGAAAGCTGTTTGTGTCTCCACAAAGCTCAGTGTTCACTTAAAACTCTATGGAGAAGTAGCTCATATGCTGCCCTGTTCCCAAGCATTCATTTAATCAGGGCTATCCAGCCAAATATGATACCAGGCCATGACAATGCCTTAACCAAGCTGGTGTGAAATTCAGTTACAACACAGGGATTGCCTCATGCCTCATTCCTCTCTGACACTAATAAAGCAAGtatctcctccttccttcattACCATGGCTGACTAACATGGTTTCATACTATGATCGAGCTATTTAGCCAGCAGCTTAATTTCATGCAACTTTATATCCCTAAGTGTATAATGTTTTCAGTCAGCACCTTGTAAGACGAATCCTGGTAAGACAACCAGGATGCAAGAATTATCCTTAAAGAATAAGTAATTCAGAAAACTTGGCTTTAAACTAGGTAGTCAGAGGATGCTTTCAGCTTATTAGCTAGTGGCAAGTCAACACTAAGTCATACAACAGAGCCTGTCAGTCTGCTTACAGTGGTTATGTCCTATTAAGTCATAATTCAAAATGGACTGCTGCTTTAAGCTGCCTCTAAGTTCAGAGGAGGGGCATATTAAGAGCATTAACAGCTTTATGAGATAAGCTACCAGAATAGAAGTTCCTCCTCAGAGGTGAGATAAAAGTACATTAGAGACAAGAAATGGGAAGTATTAGTCTAGATTAAGGTAAAGTTCTCAGAGTAGAACAGCACATTCTAAGTACGGAATATTTCTGTCTTACCTGATAGACATCTCCATTAACCACTCCATCAACAGCACCTGTAAAGAAGTGACTGTAGTTTAGCCATTTGAGAAAAGACAGAACAGCCAGATTTACTGATTTCCGTAAATTGTATGGAAAGCTTTACTAGAGTATCTAATGTGGAGTTATGCAAAGAGTGTTACTTGAACCCTGCAGGGTCACCTCCTTATGTCTGCACTTTACCGGATAGGCACAAGAAAGCAAGTGAGCCATTATTCTACAGAACCAGTAATATAAGTTCATTTCTTCATCTTGAGATCATGCTTCAGACTACACAAACAGCAGAGCTGATACTGCTGAGAAGCTGCCACAGACAGTGTTCTAAAGTTACTCCCACTTTCTCCTCCCTGTCTTAGAAGGTGACTACTCAACAACTGTACAGAATTTAAGCAGCATGACTCTCACAGTTTTAGTCTCTACCTGAAAGATTAACAATCCTGCAGCTAACACTTAGTAATTCTTATCCTAGTTTGGTTACCTCCTAATTCCTAATCAGCTCAAAAGATATAGCTAACATTCCTAGCAAAGTCACCTTTCTGCTACCTTCTGTGATGACATGTTTGATAGCTTCCCACTTCAGCTGCAGCCTTACTCCCACTGAAGTGACACTGGCAGTAGAGCCTCAGGAACAGGATCGTCTAGGAATCTTTGCCACAGAACCCTAAAATTTCACCTTATTAAAACACAGCCATAGGGAACATATGTCAGTTGCAAGACAAACATTTGAGTTTGTGAAACTATTTAAATCTCCAGACTATGCAAAACATACCAAGATTTTCCAGAACTTCTAAATCTCAGGAAGGCTTCTCTCTGGAACAGTGCTAAGTAACATCTGCCTGTGTGATATAACAAGTCATGTTACTACCTTTGTCTCACCCATAATGCCACCATGGATAAACTTATCACACAGAAGCGTTTCCACCATGTTAAAACGCTCTTCAATGAAAGAAGATACTGTACCAAAGTCACACAATAGTAAGCAGAAAATCAAGTTATTTTGCACCACCTTCTTAAATAAGATAGATAATTCACCTAAAACTAAGAGCACTGTGCTGCAGTATCCTCTATTTCTTCGTGGCTATGTATGCCCCAGTTTCACACGAGCAGTGTTAATGGCACACAGGAAGCTCTTCATACTCCTTTATCAGGGAACTAGGCAAGTATTAAGTCCGTATCACTGAGCTCTGAATAGCAATCATTAACTGTATTAGGTAAAGGACTGTAAAGTCATCAGTTCAAACATGGTAGTTAAGTTGGAAGATACTAGTCTCCAAGAACATAGTTACTAACTTCAGTAGGGGAAGACTCAAGTTAACGAAAACTAGCTTTACAGTTATGAGAACCTCATCTTTTATAACTAGACTCCTATATCTGAAAGGTTGTAGCTACTTTGTTTAATTGCTACTCCTCTGCAAGTTACAGGAGCTAGAAAGAACTGGTTTGAGAGGCACGTAAAGCTAACAGCTTCTGTCTGCTTCACAGCAGCTACCCTGCACATCACTTAACATCAATCTGGATGCTCCCTCAGAGCACATTTGTAGACATCACTGCACATACACTGACTTGGGCAGTTACAGCTACAATTAACAGTTCTACTAAATAGGTTTATGAAGACTAAAGCCCACAAAGAAAACATGCCTACACTTCACTGTCCTTCAATTTAAGTCCATCTGCACCACAGACGCATGCTGCAGCTgttcaccttcttttgacaggGCTGGAATTAAAGCGAAGCCAGGGACTATAACTCATATTGACATTAACAGCTTGAATAAGCCAGCTGCCCACTCTGTTTACCTTGGAAGAGCAGAGAGCAATTCACACATTCAGACAATCAAACTGCAGACATAAGTTTATTGCTAGAACACCCAAGAGAGGCTAGCCTTTAAATATATGTAGTTCTCACCTCGAGAAGGAAGGCAGTTGTTTCATGACAGAGACTCCTTGGGTAGCACTGACTCACCACCTAGGTGAGAGGGCTAGTAAGTCTTAAAGATTCTTCCAAGAACTGTGATAATATGATTAAGTTTTTTTGTTACACTAAAAAACATTCATTAAGGTCTTCACTACTCAGGCTGGTAGTCTGCTGAGGTAAAAGGAACACCACCATTGCTGAGGGCTGCAGCTGAGATAAAACAGATGTGTTTGTCTCAGGGCCGCTTTTATTCTGCATAGAAACAGCCACTAACTGGCACAGAGATAGGTGTTTCCAGAGGGCACCCACATCAGAAGCATTAAAGATGTTAAAACAAACTTCCCATCTGTTTTGAGCTCCCTGGAACTGTGTTTAAGATGCAGTCAGCATGCTGACTGAGCATATtgcaagcagaaaaggaaatggcaCTGTACCAGTATGCTGTCGTATGGAAGGAAGTATGCTAACCAGAACAAGACCAATAGTCAAACATTCTTTGATTTCAGCTCTCCAGTCTCAGTGTTTGTGTAATTCAGTATGAAGTCTAGAAAAACTATCTGCTTGCCAGCCTTCATATCAGTAATCAATGCTAGCTGTGTATCAGATTTCTTTGTCCACAGAAACATGTAATTTAATGCCCAACTTCCCACAGAAAAAGCCTAAATACTGTTACTGCTATCTCTCATCATGTTTTTATTGGCCATGAACAATAAGAGCTCTCTACTGGCTTCAGAATCCATCCAATTCTATCACAGTATTGCACCTTGAAGGTCCTGAAGTTAACATTGCACACTTAGAACTATTCTAGTTAGTAATGATCCATATTCCTTGGTGTTTGCTTCTGAACTTAAGGTAAAGCTTTATTTCTAAGGATACTGTTAGAAAGAACACATCCAAACATCTACATTTCTGTAACACAACCTGACAATAAGTAATAACGAACTTCCACCCAGCAACCCATATAGTTTTCAGAGTCTGGAAGGGTTCGGAGAGGATAAGCCCTATCAGCTACCTTGCATTCACAGGAGAGAAATAACAGCCAAGCTTGGCAGAAACAGACAGCTAGAATCAGTGCCCTCCACATATACTACAGCTTACAAAAGAAAGGGCTGGGTAGCTTGAAGATAAATACAACAGTTTTGTCACTTCAGTCCTACAAGTCAACATATAGCTTCAGAGGCATATCACAATGATGATCAACTACTCTCAGGGCAACTACCTGCATTAATACTAGACTCAGTACTACTTGGCATAAAAGGAAGTTTGCTTAGCCTTGTTCACTAGCCTCTCTGAAAGTCTTACCTCAATGCAAAAGACAACAGCTATCAGAAGAGTCAGAGGGAGCTCCCTTTTTGGAGAGGTAGCTCTTCTAACACAAGTCCAACAGTTTAACACATGGATTAGTTTCTCCTCAGGTCTTCCTACCCAGCTATGCTTTGGAAAATATCCTCATGcaggagaaatggagaaatgaaCTTCAATATGACCATTCATAAAAGTACTTTTATGACCTACTTTCAACATCTCTTTTAAACAATAAGTACTCTACTTCTTCATTGCTACTTTGAGTGAACCTGTAGCAATAGTTAAAGCAACAGAAGAACATAACCAAGTTTAATATATTCTGGCATAAGGTTAAGTAACTTCATCACTCAAGGCCTAGTTTCCTATCCTTTTTCCCTTGGGCACAGATCATGCTTCCACTTCACCTATGTCTCATCCATAAGAggatgagaaagaagaaatctcCTCCAAAGTTTTTGTTTAGATAGTTATCCAAGAAACTGCGGCAGAAATAGGTTTTCTAGCTATAACTCATTCTCACACCTGTGTGCAAAATAAAGGCAAGCAGGTCAGGAAAAGCgcttttcctgtgttttagTTCTAACCTGCTGTCATACCAAAACTCATTAGAATTcccttatttttaatatattaaatagGCTAGTACTAGAGCACATCTTCCTCTCTCTGCCATAATGCTGTGCCATAAAAGCTTCTGTAATTTCCCAATAGATATAGTATTCTcttgtaaacagaaaaatagttttttctGCCATGAGCTTTATAATAATGCAATACCACCACAAGACAGCAAATACAAGTTAAACAGATACCATCCCTTTATTATACCTTTCTCAGTCCTACCTTATGGTGTTCTGAAGCCTCAAGATACTGATTGCATAGGAAAACCCAGAACCATAGCCATTCAAatgattaagaaaaaatatcaatAGTCACAAACAAGTTAACTCTTTTTGTCTGTGGTGCTAACTAGAgcagacaggaagaaaacaattctttcctaaataattttcaagtgAGTTGATAATCAGTCCCTGAAAGGCTATTAAATGTGGTTTATGGACAAACTACCAAGCGCAGTTAAGTTTCTTAATTGCTAGAAAGGCTCCTGAGCCTcttcagaagctggagaaaCTTCATTCATTCAAGTTCATATAAAAATGACAGAGCTTGAAACTGTGAAGGCAGTGTTTGAGACTAGACAGCCTACATTAAATCTGTGCATATTTCCATGATTGTTAACATTTAAAACTGCTTGTCTTTGAATGTAATTCTCCACAAGAAGCTACTTGACAAGCTGTCACAAGGTTTTTGTATTGACATAGAGGTTCTAGAAGCCACACACTTCAACCTGAATTCACTCTCTCCTGCTCAGAGGACATAGCAAGTCAACTGCTATAACCTGAAGACCTAGTACAGTCAGACTGGAGAGAATTGAAGAATTTGAGTGTGAACAAATGCAGGCATTGATTTATCACCAAAATCTCATAAAAGACCAAGTTACTAATAACTAGGCAACAGCACTGTATTACTTGATTTATACAGTCCCTCCTGTTTTCTGAGTGAGACACATGAGCTTGGCAACATTCTGCCGTTCCCCCCACACTCACCCAGTATCCACCATTACTACAATTAACAGAAATATACACTAATATCAGGTTTTTGATATTGATATTAACAGTTCATGGAGTTCACTACTGTCCATGTATTtgtctaaacttttttttttaagaggctgcaatttaaaaactgtttgtTGTGTGAGACACCATGTTTCTCACAAATGTATTTCAGGAACTTGGTGACTCCTCCTCACAATATTTGAAGTTAAGATCCTCAAACTTCAGCTGAGAGCTACCTGAGTTATGACTTTTGGCCCagtctttagaaagaaaacttatCCAACAGACCTGTAAATAAGGAGTTCAAAAAGGttacagttaaaaaaagtaaatccacAAATCCCTGATCACAATGCTTACAGATTTACATAAGACTTTGTATTATTTCAAGAATAAATTTGCATCCACCTATTTAACATAATTACATAATTAACATACTTACATAACAGTTCAGTGAACTAATATGGACTAGAGCTGTCTGCTATTTGTTAGGATACCAATGAGATAAGAAACCTCAAACACAAATGGAAACAGAAGTCATTAGATCATTTGTCATCATGCCTGAACCACTACATTTTGTACTGTTGCAGTCCGCACTTTTTAACAAGGAGGGAGCAAGTACAGGCTCCGACAGTCAACAAATGGATGTTCTGCTAAAAAATGGGACTACCAGAAGTCCACAAGCACAACCTGCTATGCCTATTTAACAGGCCAGAGAATAAATGCAATCCCAGTGCATACAAGCAAGGCAGAAGACATACAGATCACTTCGACTTCCCAGATCCTTAGATCATATTACcatattcattattttatgaCCTTCCTTCTAGAGAAAATTCTCCAATAACAGTCTTGCATTCCATGATAAGTCAACTTACGtgtcttgagaaaaaaaactcttgaaaagcagctgaagaacTACTTTTACATATCAAACCAATCCAGAAGTATTTAACAAGTTGACTTTTTGACAAGTAATCACTCTGCAACAGCCACATTGCATGCATGTAGAGATGGTACAGATCTAGTTGGTTCTAGCACCTTGTGAGAAAGGCTGATGTCAGAACTTTCTCCAAAGAAATTAGTCCTCAAAGAACTACTTTAACATTCCAGAGTCTGTTTGGAATGTAAAGACCATATAAGGCATAATGCTTGTCTGAGGCTTCAGAAAGTAAGAGGGGAAGTGTCCACTGTGTCTGTTTCTGCACTATACATAGAATATGGAAGTCAAGTTACATCTGATATCAAAACAGGATAGTGTTCTGATAACGATTATCCTCATTTCTAGTGCCTGAGCAAGTTACTCCCCTGCAAACACCGTTTTTACAGGAAGTATGTAGTCT is drawn from Haliaeetus albicilla chromosome Z, bHalAlb1.1, whole genome shotgun sequence and contains these coding sequences:
- the CLTA gene encoding clathrin light chain A isoform X4, with protein sequence MADLELFGSQQQPMAAVDNGALDGAEEDPAAAFLAQQENEIAGIENDEGYSILDSGEVPSALQVPEGPDSGAVDGVVNGDVYQESNGPIDSYAAISQADRLQSEPESIRKWREEQKERLEQLDANSRKQEAEWKEKAIKELEEWYARQDEKLQKTKASNRAAEEAFVNDAEDIFPGTEWERVAQLCDFNPKSSKQAKDVSRMRSVLISLKQAPLVR
- the CLTA gene encoding clathrin light chain A isoform X3; amino-acid sequence: MADLELFGSQQQPMAAVDNGALDGAEEDPAAAFLAQQENEIAGIENDEGYSILDSGEVPSALQVPEGPDSGAVDGVVNGDVYQESNGPIDSYAAISQADRLQSEPESIRKWREEQKERLEQLDANSRKQEAEWKEKAIKELEEWYARQDEKLQKTKASNSTNINHPCYSLEQAAEEAFVNDAEDIFPGTEWERVAQLCDFNPKSSKQAKDVSRMRSVLISLKQAPLVR
- the CLTA gene encoding clathrin light chain A isoform X1, with translation MADLELFGSQQQPMAAVDNGALDGAEEDPAAAFLAQQENEIAGIENDEGYSILDSGEVPSALQVPEGPDSGAVDGVVNGDVYQESNGPIDSYAAISQADRLQSEPESIRKWREEQKERLEQLDANSRKQEAEWKEKAIKELEEWYARQDEKLQKTKASNRVADEAFYKQPFADVIGYVTNINHPCYSLEQAAEEAFVNDAEDIFPGTEWERVAQLCDFNPKSSKQAKDVSRMRSVLISLKQAPLVR
- the CLTA gene encoding clathrin light chain A isoform X5, with product MVPGSGPGRAGMLPWSSWVCSASCAVDGVVNGDVYQESNGPIDSYAAISQADRLQSEPESIRKWREEQKERLEQLDANSRKQEAEWKEKAIKELEEWYARQDEKLQKTKASNRVADEAFYKQPFADVIGYVTNINHPCYSLEQAAEEAFVNDAEDIFPGTEWERVAQLCDFNPKSSKQAKDVSRMRSVLISLKQAPLVR
- the CLTA gene encoding clathrin light chain A isoform X2, giving the protein MADLELFGSQQQPMAAVDNGALDGAEEDPAAAFLAQQENEIAGIENDEGYSILDSGEVPSALQVPEGPDSGAVDGVVNGDVYQESNGPIDSYAAISQADRLQSEPESIRKWREEQKERLEQLDANSRKQEAEWKEKAIKELEEWYARQDEKLQKTKASNRVADEAFYKQPFADVIGYVAAEEAFVNDAEDIFPGTEWERVAQLCDFNPKSSKQAKDVSRMRSVLISLKQAPLVR